The Bacteroidales bacterium genomic sequence AAATTAACAAAAACTGTATGCAGGACTAAAATCTGCACCATTTGCATGTAGTTTTGGCTAATTGATCGTTGCTATCGCCCATTGGACAAGGGTTTCAGAAATGTCTAATTTTAAAAATTGATAGCAATGGATAGTAATGTAAAAATCACCTACTGGCTCTACAAGACCAGAACGGACAAAATCAGCAAACTTTGTCCGATTTATCTCAGGGTAAGAAACAACAACAGTTTTTTTACCAAAAGCACAGGATTATCTGTCAGGGAGAGCGATTGGGACAAGAAACTCAAACGGGTAAAAGGGAAAAGTGCCGAAGCTGAATCCATCAACTCCCAACTCGATGGACTAAGGCACAAGATCATGCAAATCACCAACCAGCTTACCATTAAGGGCAAGCCATTTTCCGTTGAGTTGATCAAGAAACATATGGAAGGAAAAGAAGAGCACCAGATGACCCTGATGAAGGTCTACGATGAGCACCTTCGACAAATGAAACGACTCAAGGGGAAAGAATACCAGCAACCAACCATAATTAAATATGCCAACACTCGGCTTCGCCTTTCCCAATTCCTGAAGTTTAAATTCCGCAGGTCAGACATGTTTCTCTATGAACTGAACTACGATTTTATGAAGGGATTTGAAATTTTCTTGCGGGAGCGGTTTGATAACAGCACTACCACCTGTTACAAACATTACCAACGTCTGACCCGTGTACTGAAGATCGCCATGCAAAAAGGATATCTGGATCGCCACCCGTTTCCCGCTTATCGAATTCGTATGCCAAAAAAAAAGATAGAGTATCTGGAAAGAGAAGAACTGGATCGGATTGAATGTACCGATTTCAAAGTAGAACGTCTGAATGTAATCAGGGACATCTTCATTTTTTGCTGCTACACGGGTCTTGGTTATGCCGAGGTCGCCAGTCTTTCATTGGATGATCTGGTAACGGGTGCTGATGGAGAAAAATGGTTAAACATACTACGCAAAAAGACCCAAAAACCATACTCTGTTCCCGTACTCCCCAAAGCATATGAAATTATGGATAAGTATTTGGAGCATCCCTTATGCAGAAAACGTGGAAGATTGTTACCTGTACCCTCAAACGTAAAATACAATGCATACTTGAAGGAAATTGCCGTAATTGCAGGGGTTAAAAAGCATCTGGTATCACATTTGGCACGAAAAACATTTGCCACAACCATTATGCTGGCAAATGGTGTGAATATTGGAATTGTCAGCCGTCTGCTCGGTCATGCCAATGTTCAAGTCACACTTGATGCCTATGGGGAATATAATGACCAATTGATGATTTCGCAGGTAGGGATGATTAGAGAGAAATTAGCAGCAAATAATGATGAATTCAGATTGGT encodes the following:
- a CDS encoding site-specific integrase, with product MDSNVKITYWLYKTRTDKISKLCPIYLRVRNNNSFFTKSTGLSVRESDWDKKLKRVKGKSAEAESINSQLDGLRHKIMQITNQLTIKGKPFSVELIKKHMEGKEEHQMTLMKVYDEHLRQMKRLKGKEYQQPTIIKYANTRLRLSQFLKFKFRRSDMFLYELNYDFMKGFEIFLRERFDNSTTTCYKHYQRLTRVLKIAMQKGYLDRHPFPAYRIRMPKKKIEYLEREELDRIECTDFKVERLNVIRDIFIFCCYTGLGYAEVASLSLDDLVTGADGEKWLNILRKKTQKPYSVPVLPKAYEIMDKYLEHPLCRKRGRLLPVPSNVKYNAYLKEIAVIAGVKKHLVSHLARKTFATTIMLANGVNIGIVSRLLGHANVQVTLDAYGEYNDQLMISQVGMIREKLAANNDEFRLVKMEDKSAIEQIVKDFNWREKDN